A stretch of Cryptococcus neoformans var. neoformans JEC21 chromosome 10 sequence DNA encodes these proteins:
- a CDS encoding expressed protein — translation MSTLAATERVKSPNTIANLVARAQLASGESSLEMLGHTFALGVELDEDDFRALLQDMALLSNECRQRAAKLKGHKGAVVSTLAWESLRQLVDAKIIYANMLRWVWRQRKPRRNGHTKTENPGSFGTPSRNHDTRENVGQAIKEEGEGDIEPHPFPVKHGSVCQSQAPSSRQESNSSSNDSDGLDAAHRKGSNPLIAVSEDAELSSFAIHPRYRSSATSIPTPGRRSAWLPSPTDMSSLYSSRNQSIASHEGSHEGLPVLYRTQRISSTGSLILPNGISAWNRNPPSCTSRPTMSFRLFIRQILSSLRGYYLRPASNITECVLISSLTPTSPPPSPSQE, via the coding sequence ATGTCGACACTGGCTGCTACAGAGCGTGTCAAATCTCCCAACACTATAGCCAATCTTGTCGCTCGTGCTCAGCTTGCGTCGGGCGAATCGTCGCTTGAGATGCTTGGACACACTTTCGCCTTGGGCGTGGAgcttgatgaggatgacttTAGGGCGCTCTTACAGGATATGGCGCTGTTGTCAAACGAGTGTCGGCAGCGGGCAGCGAAGCTCAAGGGTCACAAGGGGGCTGTTGTGTCCACTTTGGCTTGGGAGTCACTCAGGCAACTTGTCGATGCCAAGATAATTTACGCCAATATGTTACGATGGGTCtggaggcagaggaagcCTAGAAGGAATGGGCATACCAAGACCGAGAATCCGGGTTCGTTTGGGACGCCTTCGAGAAATCATGATACGAGAGAAAATGTGGGCCAGGCaatcaaggaagaaggtgagggTGATATCGAgcctcatcctttccctGTTAAACATGGCTCGGTTTGTCAAAGTCAGGCCCCCTCTAGTCGCCAGGAATCcaactcttcatcaaacgaTTCCGATGGTCTTGACGCTGCTCATCGCAAGGGATCAAACCCTCTCATCGCGGTCAGCGAAGATGCCGagctttcctctttcgcAATTCATCCCCGCTACAGGTCATCTGCCACGTCCATCCCTACTCCAGGCCGTCGAAGCGCCTGGCTTCCTTCACCTACAGATATGTCGTCACTCTATTCTTCTCGTAATCAATCTATTGCATCTCATGAAGGCAGCCACGAGGGTCTGCCAGTATTGTACCGCACTCAAAGGATATCCTCGACCGGTTCCCTCATTTTGCCGAATGGTATTAGTGCATGGAACAGAAACCCTCCGTCATGTACATCCCGTCCGACGATGAGTTTCAGGCTGTTCATTCGTCAGATCTTGTCAAGTCTGCGTGGATATTACTTGAGGCCAGCGTCAAACATTACAGAATGCGTTTTAATATCCTCACTGACTCCAACCTCCCCGCCGCCCAGCCCGAGCCAAGAATGA